Proteins from a genomic interval of Nerophis lumbriciformis linkage group LG01, RoL_Nlum_v2.1, whole genome shotgun sequence:
- the dhrsx gene encoding polyprenol dehydrogenase, whose translation MLTFLQTVLLPLLSLYLCGIKVLIYQTFNRSFTLPVLQKQNGRVAIVTGGTRGMGYETARQLARLGMHVVIAGNEKEEGIAAARTIQTECKEGKAEFVFVDLTSLKSVRQFVETFKGRDLPLHVLVNNAGTMLVPESQTEDGFEFHFCLNYLGHFLLTNLLLDLLKKSGRPGCCSRIVNMSSATHYAGVIQMDDLNRRASYSSHGAYAQSKLALVLFTYHLQEQLMASGFSVIVNAVDPGMVDTALYDNLWSLAQALKKPFAKILFRTPAEGAAITVYAAAASEMEGVGGCYLYNGQKRQSAQTSYDTELQADLWKKSCHLTGLDTA comes from the exons ATGCTGACCTTCCTGCAGACAGTGTTGCTTCCGCTCCTCAGCCTTTACTTGTGTGGAATCAAAGTTCTCATCTATCAGACGTTCAACAGATCTTTTACGCTGCCAG TTTTACAAAAGCAGAATGGAAGGGTTGCCATTGTTACTGGGGGCACAAGAGGCATGGGCTATGAAACTGCGAGACAGCTGGCAAGACTTGGCATGCATGTTGTTATCG CTGGGAATGAGAAAGAAGAGGGAATAGCTGCTGCAAGGACAATTCAGACAGAATGCAAGGAGGGAAAAG CTGAGTTTGTCTTTGTGGACCTGACTTCCCTGAAATCTGTGCGACAGTTTGTTGAAACATTCAAAGGCAGAGATCTTCCTCTCCATGTTTTAGTCAACAATG CTGGTACTATGCTAGTTCCTGAGAGTCAGACAGAAGATGGCTTTGAGTTCCACTTTTGTCTCAACTACCTTGGACACTTCCTACTAACCAACCTACTGCTAGACTTACTGAAGAAATCAGGAAGACCAGGCTGCTGTTCCCGAATTGTCAACATGTCATCTGCAACTCACTATGCTGGGGTTATACAAATGGATGACCTCAACAGGAG GGCTTCCTACAGTTCCCATGGTGCCTACGCCCAAAGCAAGCTAGCATTGGTCCTCTTCACCTACCATCTGCAAGAGCAGCTGATGGCCAGTGGTTTCTCAGTGATAGTCAATGCTGTGGATCCAGGAATGGTGGACACGGCGCTCTATGACAACCTATGGAGCCTTGCTCAGGCTCTCAAAAAGCCATTTGCCAAGATTTTATTCAGG ACTCCTGCAGAGGGAGCCGCAATAACAGTTTATGCTGCTGCTGCCTCCGAGATGGAAGGGGTGGGTGGCTGCTACCTTTACAATGGCCAGAAGAGGCAATCAGCACAAACATCCTATGATACTGAGCTTCAGGCAGACTTGTGGAAAAAGAGCTGTCACCTCACAGGCCTTGACACGGCCTGA